The following proteins are co-located in the Pomacea canaliculata isolate SZHN2017 linkage group LG10, ASM307304v1, whole genome shotgun sequence genome:
- the LOC112574065 gene encoding C-type mannose receptor 2-like, whose amino-acid sequence MKECESGWIPVASSCYKLSTVQRNWFGALRICSAYGADLMSVNSVQELLQIKKEIGLERTASSWWVGLQKMPWQWLIEPSPYKMFTPWEIGEPNDDKGNGNCVELTLGGLLNDASCDTSVRYICEKSMNNENCSTESAGMSSCYTVSTTKTNYREAQETCLADGANLLSIGSAKELLQVREEMKRRERESHWWVGLRKNMSSNNTWKWLEEPPSLTPLVILWDVNQPDNTRNMENCAEMLTSGFMNDVDCFNNRPYICEKHINHTRDSKNCETGWILISSSCYKLSVEDMVWSDAEASCNADGADMLSINSIDELLHIKKEMERFPLISRWWVGLQKVQPSGKCQWTETSSYTPLVTMWDTDEPRDEDNNDCAVMGPDGLLSAASCQRSRRYICKKQLNNATADCGAGWILINRSCYKLSTDAVTWMDAQANCTLHGSNLFSVSSLQELLQIKKKIIERHPLSASWVGLQKLSSGDRGWRW is encoded by the exons ATGAAGGAGTGTGAGAGTGGCTGGATCCCAGTAGCCTCTTCTTGCTACAAGCTGTCGACAGTCCAAAGAAATTGGTTTGGTGCCCTGAGGATTTGCAGTGCATATGGCGCTGACCTCATGTCTGTGAACTCTGTACAGGAACTG CTGCAGATAAAAAAGGAGATAGGACTTGAAAGGACAGCATCAAGTTGGTGGGTAGGCTTACAGAAGATGCCGTGGCAGTGGCTCATAGAACCCTCGCCATACAAGATGTTCAC ACCATGGGAAATAGGTGAGCCAAACGACGACAAAGGCAATGGGAACTGCGTGGAACTAACCCTTGGAGGACTCTTGAATGATGCGTCCTGCGACACTTCTGTTCGATATATCTGTGAAAAATCTATGA ATAACGAGAACTGCAGTACTGAGTCGGCTGGCATGTCCTCTTGCTACACCGTTTCCACAACGAAAACGAATTATCGTGAAGCTCAAGAAACCTGCCTTGCAGATGGCGCTAACTTGCTGTCCATTGGCTCAGCTAAAGAACTG CTGCAAGTACGGGAGGAGATGAAACGAAGAGAACGTGAATCACACTGGTGGGTGGGACTTCGGAAGAACATGTCATCAAACAACACGTGGAAATGGCTTGAAGAGCCCCCATCTTTGACACCACTAGTAAT ATTGTGGGATGTGAATCAACCAGACAACACTCGCAATATGGAGAATTGCGCTGAGATGCTTACTAGCGGATTCATGAACGACGTGGACTGTTTCAACAATCGACCATACATCTGTGAAAAACATATCA ACCACACCAGAGATTCAAAAAACTGTGAAACTGGCTGGatccttatttcttcttcctgctACAAGCTGTCTGTAGAGGACATGGTGTGGTCGGATGCTGAAGCGAGCTGCAATGCAGATGGCGCTGACATGCTTTCTATAAACTCTATAGATGAACTG CTgcatataaagaaagaaatggaacgtTTCCCCCTTATATCAAGATGGTGGGTAGGATTACAAAAGGTCCAACCATCCGGCAAATGTCAGTGGACTGAAACATCGTCATATACACCTCTAGTCAC AATGTGGGACACAGACGAGCCCAGGGACGAAGACAACAATGATTGCGCGGTGATGGGTCCTGACGGCCTCCTGAGTGCTGCGTCCTGTCAGCGGTCTCGCCGATACATTTGCAAAAAACAATTAA ACAATGCAACAGCAGACTGTGGTGCTGGGTGGATCCTCATCAATCGTTCCTGCTATAAGCTCTCCACTGATGCAGTTACATGGATGGATGCACAAGCAAACTGTACATTACATGGAAGTAACCTGTTCAGTGTGAGCTCTTTACAGGAGTTG ttgcagataaagaaaaaaatcatagaaaGACACCCCCTATCAGCATCGTGGGTAGGTCTACAAAAACTATCATCAGGAGACAGGGGATGGCGATGGTAG